The genomic segment AGCGTGCCGGGCAGGTCATTGACGTTGTGCAGGCTTAAGGGACTGAAAATCAAATCCAGAGAGCTTTCGGCAAAAGGGAGGAACTCTTCATCCGCCTGAAGGGCGTTTCGGGCCGGTAAAAGATTTTCCGCCAGATCCATTTGGACAAGGAACGTGTTGCCGTTTATTTTCATTCGGCTGTTTTGGGCGTCGGCGCCGATTTGAAGGGCGGCGGGAAATGCGCGTTTGATGCTGCAGAGGCGGTCTTCCATCTCCTTTATGGTCCAGTCTGTCAGGAAGCTGTGGTCTTTGAACCTGCATGCGGCGCGGTTTTTGTGCCGGCGTATAGTATGGCGGTCAAAGATCATTAACTTGTGGAAGGTTCGGGTCTGCCGGAAGAAAAGGACCGCAAGGGGCTTGAGGAAGCCGGGGGGGAAGCCGGAAGGGAAGAAGAAACATCCGTGCCGCTCACGCCGACAGGGCGGCTTATTTCGGCCGCCTGGGAGGAGGAAAAGCCGTAGGAAGGACTCAGATCGCTATGGGCCCCGATACCGCCTTTATACGCCATCGCGGCAACTTTCATGAAGCTGTAATAATTGTCGAGATACAGGAGCTTATGCAGGTCCGGAAGCGGCGTATAGGTTGTGACGCCGTGCGTTCTTCCCACTTTCCGCCAGCCTTTGGTCCCGGCCTTCGTGACCGCGAAGGGGTAAATGCGTTGCGGCGTGATGCCGGCATGGCAGAAAAAGCTTTCTCCCATGCGGGAGACGCAATCGACCGGCACTTCGAACTGGTCGGCAATATATTTGCGTGCCATCTCCAGTGTTGTGATGTCTTTCGGCAGGGCTATGGCCGGACAACTGACCGTGTAGCCGGTGCCTTTGTAGCGCTGCGGGACGGGCAGGAATTGTTCGGTAATCCCGGCCATGACTTCGCCGCTCAGTTTTTTAACCAAAGGCAGCACGACCGCCATATTCATGCTTTTATGTTCCGGGACGGCAAACTCCATGTTGCGGGAGGCCAGCCCCTCCGCGGCGCCGTCAACCTGTCCTTCATCGACAAAGACGGAATGGATGGTCCGGAATTGCCCGGCCACCGCTTTAGTTTCTTTAAAGCGGTCGTCGCTTGCGGCCAGTTTGGAGATGATGTCCTGAAGCTTCGTGGTTTTTTCGACCTCTCCCGTTTCAAGAAGGAGGGGGCAGTCCGCCCAGGGTTCGTAAGGGATATTCAGTTTTTCGTACAGGGCCAGTACCTGCACCTCCAGACGGCTGCTTGGGACAAGCCCGACGCCGACCGCATTCAGAATGGCCTGCCCGTCGATTTCACGCAAATGACCGTGTGTCGAAAATCCTTCGATATCGGGTGTGACGGCGGGGAGTTTTATGTTTCCCTGAGGCTTCTGCACGGCGAGATATTTCGTTTCAATGCGCTCGTCAATGCTGTCGGGCGCGGGGTAAAATCCGGGGCCGTCTTCCATTTCCGCGCCCAATACGGGCTTAAGCCCCACATGGGTTTGTGAAAACCGCACAAGGCTTTTGATATCGCCGGGTTTGATTTCATGGATTTTTTCCTGCGGAACGCACAGGGCCTCAATCATATGGCCCGACCATGTTTTCCCGTCGAGATTGGGGGCGTTGCGGGGAACGGCATTGACAATGCCGCGCGGAAGGCCCTCGTGCACATAGACGTGCAGCCGCCCGTCTTGCGTGATGCGGTAGGGAAGGACTTCCGTGTTTTCGATGCCGCGGGAGACAATATCGTGGATGCGGCCGTTCGTGTCGTCGCGCATG from the Rhodospirillales bacterium genome contains:
- a CDS encoding class I SAM-dependent methyltransferase, with protein sequence MIEAATIEEDDISAVPPPENEDWRETLESFPPAVIRQAWFTMAHLVLEDGSTVADMGTRDGALTYAMAVMHPQHHFIGMDTSAKKVRDAQKKYARPNLEYHHWKNTEPCLKPASVEAVLNGFTLHEIYSAGRCSEAKVLEALEGQFSCLKQNGLLFIRDFVLPEQDYVLLEMPDENAVPDLLIQYSEKAGHPDDPAQSGFYLEELPPRFPRTRLFRLPGKWAYEFILRKDDLENWEEELGKEYSFFTEKDFRRALTGMGSRVLYTAPHWDEQIVKSRFRKKFKLFNEAGSPLGAPPTSFVLVAQKKKNRESLRLQERKHLRGQEGSLQITAMRDDTNGRIHDIVSRGIENTEVLPYRITQDGRLHVYVHEGLPRGIVNAVPRNAPNLDGKTWSGHMIEALCVPQEKIHEIKPGDIKSLVRFSQTHVGLKPVLGAEMEDGPGFYPAPDSIDERIETKYLAVQKPQGNIKLPAVTPDIEGFSTHGHLREIDGQAILNAVGVGLVPSSRLEVQVLALYEKLNIPYEPWADCPLLLETGEVEKTTKLQDIISKLAASDDRFKETKAVAGQFRTIHSVFVDEGQVDGAAEGLASRNMEFAVPEHKSMNMAVVLPLVKKLSGEVMAGITEQFLPVPQRYKGTGYTVSCPAIALPKDITTLEMARKYIADQFEVPVDCVSRMGESFFCHAGITPQRIYPFAVTKAGTKGWRKVGRTHGVTTYTPLPDLHKLLYLDNYYSFMKVAAMAYKGGIGAHSDLSPSYGFSSSQAAEISRPVGVSGTDVSSSLPASPPASSSPLRSFSSGRPEPSTS